Proteins encoded within one genomic window of Haematospirillum jordaniae:
- the rpsA gene encoding 30S ribosomal protein S1, giving the protein MIDATFESFEALLDESLSAERGIEGTVLRGTVLRVDGDFALVDVGLKSEGRIALKEFSRAGEEVELKAGDQIDVFVERYEDRDGLIVLSRDKARREEAWNDLEKTFTASQRVEGIIFGRVKGGFTVDLSGAVAFLPGSQVDIRPVRDIGPLMGQPQTFQILKMDRARGNIVVSRRAVLEESRAEERAKLMSGLKESMILDGVVKNITDYGAFVDLGGVDGLLHVTDISWKRVTHPSEALNIGQTVKVQVIRFNAETQRISLGMKQLEADPWEGVAAKYPVGTRFIGRVTNITDYGAFVELEAGVEGLVHVSEMSWTKKNIHPGKIVSTSQEVEVMILDVDGEKRRISLGLKQCAGNPWESFASQHPAGTEVEGEVKNITEFGLFVGLPGEIDGMVHLSDLSWSESGEEAVKAYNRGDMVKAKVLDVDIEKERISLGIKQLGEDPFASAASGLRKGQTVTAVITAVQDNGIEVEVDGAISFIRKSDLSRERNEQRTERFAVGEKIDAKITAIDSKTRKISLSIKARELEEEKQAMAEYGSTDSGALLGDILGAALKQAKEEKSKAD; this is encoded by the coding sequence ATGATTGATGCCACTTTTGAGAGCTTTGAGGCTCTTCTTGATGAATCCCTGTCCGCCGAACGCGGTATTGAAGGAACGGTCCTGCGTGGAACAGTCCTGCGCGTCGACGGCGATTTTGCCCTTGTTGATGTCGGCCTGAAGTCCGAAGGACGCATTGCCCTGAAAGAATTCTCCCGAGCTGGGGAAGAAGTCGAGCTGAAAGCCGGCGATCAGATCGATGTGTTTGTGGAGCGCTACGAAGACCGTGACGGACTAATTGTCCTGTCCCGCGACAAGGCACGCCGCGAAGAGGCTTGGAACGATCTGGAGAAGACCTTCACCGCCAGCCAACGCGTGGAAGGGATTATCTTCGGACGCGTCAAGGGTGGCTTCACTGTTGATCTGTCCGGGGCTGTGGCCTTCCTTCCCGGATCCCAGGTTGATATTCGTCCGGTGCGCGACATTGGCCCTCTGATGGGTCAGCCGCAAACCTTCCAGATCCTGAAAATGGACCGCGCCCGTGGCAACATCGTTGTCTCCCGCCGCGCCGTTCTGGAAGAAAGCCGTGCCGAAGAGCGCGCGAAGCTGATGTCCGGCCTGAAGGAAAGCATGATTCTGGATGGTGTTGTCAAAAACATCACCGACTATGGTGCCTTCGTTGATTTGGGTGGCGTCGATGGCCTGCTGCACGTCACCGATATTTCTTGGAAGCGCGTGACCCATCCGTCCGAAGCCCTGAATATCGGTCAGACCGTCAAGGTTCAGGTCATCCGCTTCAATGCGGAAACCCAGCGTATTTCGCTTGGCATGAAGCAACTGGAAGCTGACCCATGGGAAGGTGTTGCTGCCAAGTACCCAGTTGGAACACGCTTCATCGGTCGCGTGACGAACATCACCGACTACGGCGCCTTTGTTGAACTGGAAGCTGGCGTTGAAGGCCTTGTCCACGTCTCGGAAATGAGCTGGACCAAGAAGAACATTCATCCGGGCAAGATCGTTTCCACCTCTCAGGAAGTGGAAGTCATGATCCTGGATGTCGACGGCGAAAAGCGTCGTATCTCCCTAGGCCTGAAGCAATGCGCCGGCAACCCGTGGGAAAGCTTCGCATCCCAGCATCCGGCCGGTACGGAAGTTGAAGGCGAAGTCAAGAACATCACCGAATTTGGTCTGTTCGTTGGCCTGCCTGGCGAAATTGACGGAATGGTCCACCTCTCCGATCTGTCATGGTCTGAATCTGGGGAAGAAGCCGTCAAGGCCTATAACCGTGGCGACATGGTCAAGGCCAAGGTTCTGGATGTTGACATCGAGAAGGAGCGTATTTCGCTGGGTATCAAGCAACTGGGCGAAGACCCGTTTGCCTCTGCTGCCTCTGGCCTGCGCAAGGGACAAACCGTTACTGCCGTAATCACCGCCGTCCAAGACAACGGGATTGAGGTGGAAGTAGACGGTGCGATTTCCTTCATTCGCAAGTCCGACCTGTCGCGTGAACGCAACGAGCAGCGCACAGAACGCTTTGCTGTCGGTGAAAAGATCGACGCCAAGATCACTGCCATTGACAGCAAGACCCGCAAGATCAGCTTGTCGATCAAGGCACGCGAACTTGAAGAAGAGAAGCAGGCCATGGCGGAATACGGATCTACGGATTCCGGCGCCCTGCTGGGTGACATTCTTGGCGCTGCCCTGAAACAGGCCAAGGAAGAAAAAAGCAAGGCTGACTGA
- the ihfB gene encoding integration host factor subunit beta yields the protein MTKSELIARLAERNPHLYQRDIERIVSTIFDEVSSALANGDRVELRGFGAFSIKKRDARLGRNPRTGASVEVSEKAVPYFKTGKQLRELLNTKS from the coding sequence ATGACCAAATCAGAATTGATCGCGCGGCTTGCCGAAAGAAACCCGCATCTTTACCAGAGAGATATTGAACGCATCGTCTCGACGATTTTCGACGAAGTTTCATCTGCTTTGGCGAATGGAGACAGGGTCGAGCTGCGCGGATTCGGCGCATTCTCAATCAAGAAGCGCGATGCTCGTCTGGGACGAAATCCACGTACCGGGGCATCGGTTGAAGTTTCGGAAAAAGCTGTTCCGTACTTTAAAACCGGTAAACAGCTGCGTGAGCTTCTAAACACAAAATCCTGA
- the asnB gene encoding asparagine synthase (glutamine-hydrolyzing) produces MCGIGGVYPKSAGDIELHDHLRGMLDIQHHRGPDARGLWMAEDQHMGLCHNRLAILDLTDSGNQPLRSIDGRLVIVFNGEIYNHKELRRELELKGVTFRSHTDTEVLVEAYRFWGEDMLQKLRGMFAFAIYDLESRNLFCARDHVGKKPFIYAQTDRAFIFASEVPAVRQVKGVNKRYDHAAIAAMFLHNLRHIPDPQTAYAGIKKLRPGHAMMVRNGQVQRIWRYWIPAQSKGLLTPERLREILEESVRLRMQADVPVGALLSGGVDSSAIVALMQGQSSVPVHTYALGFNADDEDLHRARLMAEQLGTCHRELYFDPDEQWKIFEKLLGTYGEPIMLLPLVHTYALSRAIQEDGIKVVLTGNGADELFFGYTGHIRTLKVSRWLDRVECLRRFLPSMRNTRLGWVFAKPGERKAAWYRSIAKSEWAPFLTSDAQMHLANVAADELAYWGDLCPSPHFIDESNFVGLMVENAHSVTIAGDLPAMAASVEFRSPFLDQEIVSFALATPADKKIPDLKNPNWLKAILRESVRDLVPDSLLRAPKRGFGMGIQEANVLSGPWRERASDLLADPNDVEGLLDVVAVRAEWQGFLDGVRPANRSAKQLAVQAWLRIQGSTTHACS; encoded by the coding sequence ATGTGTGGAATAGGTGGAGTATATCCTAAGTCAGCGGGTGATATTGAACTTCATGACCATTTGCGGGGTATGTTGGATATTCAGCATCACCGGGGTCCAGATGCCCGTGGACTGTGGATGGCCGAAGATCAACATATGGGCTTGTGCCATAACCGTCTTGCGATACTTGACCTGACAGATTCAGGAAACCAGCCCCTGCGCTCTATTGATGGTCGGCTTGTAATTGTCTTCAACGGTGAGATTTATAACCACAAAGAACTGCGCAGAGAACTCGAGCTGAAGGGGGTCACCTTCAGGTCACATACTGATACCGAGGTACTGGTTGAGGCTTACCGATTTTGGGGCGAAGACATGCTGCAGAAGCTTCGTGGCATGTTTGCGTTTGCAATCTATGACCTTGAAAGCAGAAACCTGTTTTGTGCACGTGACCACGTCGGAAAGAAGCCATTTATTTATGCACAGACAGACCGTGCATTCATTTTCGCGTCTGAAGTTCCGGCGGTAAGGCAAGTCAAGGGTGTTAACAAACGCTACGATCATGCCGCAATCGCAGCCATGTTTCTGCACAATCTGCGTCATATTCCCGACCCGCAAACAGCTTACGCGGGTATTAAAAAATTGCGCCCAGGTCATGCAATGATGGTGCGCAATGGCCAAGTGCAACGTATATGGCGATACTGGATACCAGCGCAGTCAAAAGGCCTCCTTACGCCTGAGCGTCTTCGAGAAATTCTTGAGGAGTCGGTAAGGCTCAGGATGCAAGCGGATGTGCCGGTTGGTGCCTTGCTTTCGGGTGGTGTTGATAGCTCTGCGATTGTTGCGCTGATGCAGGGGCAGTCTAGTGTGCCAGTCCATACTTATGCACTTGGGTTCAATGCCGATGATGAGGACTTGCATCGCGCCCGTTTGATGGCAGAGCAACTTGGTACATGTCATCGTGAACTTTACTTTGATCCCGATGAGCAGTGGAAAATATTTGAGAAACTTTTAGGAACCTATGGGGAGCCGATCATGCTTCTTCCATTGGTTCATACCTATGCACTTAGTCGTGCCATTCAAGAAGATGGCATCAAGGTGGTACTGACCGGCAATGGTGCGGATGAATTGTTTTTTGGTTATACGGGGCACATTCGCACCTTAAAAGTTTCACGTTGGTTGGATCGTGTTGAGTGTTTGAGAAGGTTTCTACCATCAATGCGCAATACCCGACTGGGGTGGGTCTTTGCAAAACCCGGGGAACGCAAAGCCGCTTGGTACCGCAGCATTGCTAAATCTGAATGGGCGCCTTTCCTTACGTCTGATGCTCAGATGCATCTTGCGAATGTTGCCGCCGATGAACTTGCGTATTGGGGGGATCTTTGTCCTTCACCTCATTTCATCGATGAGTCCAACTTTGTTGGTCTAATGGTGGAGAATGCGCACTCAGTCACCATAGCGGGTGATCTTCCGGCTATGGCTGCGTCTGTGGAGTTCCGGTCTCCATTTCTTGATCAGGAGATCGTGTCCTTTGCCTTGGCAACGCCTGCGGACAAGAAGATACCTGACCTCAAGAATCCAAACTGGCTAAAGGCTATCCTTCGTGAGTCTGTGAGAGATCTTGTGCCAGATTCCCTGCTTAGGGCACCCAAGCGTGGTTTTGGTATGGGGATACAAGAAGCTAATGTGTTGAGTGGGCCATGGCGGGAGCGTGCGAGTGATTTGCTAGCAGATCCTAATGATGTTGAAGGCTTACTCGATGTTGTGGCCGTCCGCGCTGAATGGCAGGGCTTTCTTGATGGGGTGCGGCCTGCCAATCGATCGGCAAAGCAGCTTGCTGTGCAGGCTTGGTTGAGAATACAAGGGAGCACGACGCATGCCTGCTCCTAG
- a CDS encoding NAD-dependent epimerase, which produces MKVLVTGAAGFIGSSLVLRLLARGDAVIGIDNHNDYYDPSLKESRLERFVSHPQYTHLRMDLVDRNAIDDCFATHKPQRVVNLAAQAGVRYSIENPLAYINSNIVGFAHILESCRHHSVEHLVYASSSSVYGANTAMPFSVHHNVDHPLSLYAASKKSNELMAHTYSHLYGLPTTGLRFFTVYGPWGRPDMALFKFTNAILAGEPIKVFNYGKHRRDFTYIDDIVEGVIRILDRPALPDPNWNSDHPDPGTSRAPWRVYNIGNNSPVELMEYIAALEKALGKKAQMELLPLQSGDVPDTYAAVDDLVEQFDYKPTTSVRDGIAQFVTWYRDYFRV; this is translated from the coding sequence ATGAAAGTTCTGGTTACTGGAGCGGCTGGATTTATAGGATCCTCACTTGTTCTACGTCTTCTTGCGCGTGGTGATGCCGTTATTGGAATTGACAACCATAATGATTATTATGACCCTTCTCTTAAAGAATCACGTCTAGAGCGCTTTGTAAGTCATCCACAATATACTCATTTGAGAATGGACCTTGTGGACCGCAACGCGATTGACGATTGCTTTGCGACACACAAGCCCCAGCGGGTAGTCAATTTGGCAGCTCAAGCTGGTGTGCGCTATTCAATTGAGAACCCACTCGCCTATATTAATAGTAACATTGTCGGTTTTGCCCATATTCTCGAAAGCTGTCGGCATCACAGCGTGGAGCATCTCGTTTATGCCAGCAGTTCCAGCGTTTATGGCGCAAACACGGCTATGCCTTTTTCGGTTCATCATAATGTCGATCACCCGTTGAGCCTCTATGCTGCCAGCAAGAAATCGAATGAATTGATGGCTCACACTTATAGCCACCTGTATGGTCTCCCAACGACAGGATTGCGTTTTTTCACCGTCTATGGCCCTTGGGGTCGGCCCGACATGGCCTTGTTCAAGTTCACTAATGCTATTTTGGCTGGTGAACCTATCAAGGTCTTCAATTACGGTAAGCACCGGCGGGATTTTACCTATATTGACGACATTGTTGAAGGGGTCATTCGTATCCTCGATCGTCCCGCTCTTCCTGACCCCAACTGGAACAGTGATCATCCTGATCCGGGCACGAGTAGAGCGCCTTGGCGTGTTTATAATATTGGTAATAATAGTCCTGTTGAGCTTATGGAATACATCGCTGCGCTCGAAAAAGCACTAGGCAAGAAAGCGCAAATGGAGCTTCTGCCCTTGCAGTCTGGCGATGTACCAGACACTTATGCTGCTGTCGACGATCTTGTTGAGCAGTTTGATTATAAACCAACAACAAGTGTGCGGGATGGTATTGCCCAATTCGTCACATGGTATCGCGATTATTTCAGGGTCTAA
- a CDS encoding IS607 family transposase codes for MDRYVSVGRAAALLGVSVSTLRRWEREGKLLPERTASGHRRYALSRLQSGHDGEAAAQKRTIAYARVSSHDQKADLERQKKILELYCARQGWTHEVIADLGSGMNYRKKGLKRLLEDIMAGRVGRLVLTHKDRLLRFGAELVFALCEARQVEVVILNQGEDTTFEEDLAKDVLEIITVFSARLYGARSRKNQRLLEAVAEAVKDSPA; via the coding sequence ATGGATAGATATGTTTCCGTTGGCCGTGCGGCGGCCCTTCTTGGTGTCTCGGTCAGCACGCTCCGTCGCTGGGAGCGGGAAGGCAAGCTTTTGCCGGAGCGGACGGCATCCGGCCACCGCCGTTATGCCCTGTCCCGGCTTCAATCCGGTCACGACGGCGAGGCAGCGGCGCAGAAGCGTACCATTGCCTATGCGCGTGTTTCCAGTCATGACCAGAAAGCGGACCTTGAACGCCAGAAAAAGATACTGGAACTATACTGTGCCCGGCAAGGCTGGACCCATGAGGTTATAGCCGACCTTGGGTCCGGAATGAATTACCGCAAGAAAGGTCTCAAACGTCTTCTGGAAGATATCATGGCGGGCCGGGTCGGACGCCTTGTCCTGACGCACAAGGACCGTCTTCTCCGCTTTGGTGCCGAGCTTGTGTTTGCGCTTTGTGAGGCCAGACAGGTGGAGGTTGTGATCCTCAACCAGGGTGAGGACACCACCTTCGAGGAAGATCTGGCGAAAGATGTCCTTGAGATCATCACCGTGTTCAGCGCCCGTCTGTATGGGGCACGGTCCCGGAAGAACCAGAGACTTCTGGAGGCTGTTGCAGAGGCGGTCAAGGATTCCCCGGCATGA
- a CDS encoding RNA-guided endonuclease InsQ/TnpB family protein has protein sequence MITAHRIALDPNNVQATYLARAAGTARFAYNWALAEWGRQYAAWKEDNTLPKPSQYALRKQLNAVKREQFPWMLEVTKNAPQMAIIQLGEAFRNFFAGRARYPKFRKKGVHDRFTLTNDQFTIDGSHIRIPHLGRVRMREALRFTGKIMSATVSRVADRWFVSLAVETPEEPCLPHAENQGAVGVDLGVSALATLSTGDSLPGPKPHKAALNRLRRLSRSLSRKQKGSSNRRKARQKLARLHARISNIRTDALHKLTTALVRRFHLIGIEDLNVRGMMRNRHLARAIADMSFHAFRRQLEYKMARRGGRVVVADRWFASSKTCSCCGHKLESLPLATRAWVCPVCRTQHDRDVNAAINLRHLAVSSTVSACGEESSGLGRKTKAKLASGKQEASSRFTHI, from the coding sequence ATGATAACAGCCCATCGTATCGCGCTTGATCCCAACAATGTGCAGGCCACATATCTGGCCCGCGCTGCCGGGACAGCCCGCTTTGCCTATAACTGGGCCCTGGCGGAGTGGGGGCGGCAGTATGCGGCATGGAAAGAGGACAACACCCTGCCAAAGCCCTCGCAGTACGCCCTGCGCAAGCAGCTCAATGCCGTCAAGCGGGAGCAGTTTCCGTGGATGCTGGAGGTTACGAAGAATGCCCCCCAGATGGCCATCATCCAGCTTGGAGAGGCCTTCAGGAACTTCTTCGCGGGCCGTGCCCGTTATCCGAAGTTCCGCAAGAAAGGTGTACACGACCGCTTCACCCTGACCAACGACCAGTTCACTATCGACGGTTCACACATCCGCATCCCCCATCTGGGCCGGGTGCGGATGCGCGAGGCGTTGCGCTTTACCGGCAAGATCATGTCAGCCACCGTGTCCCGTGTGGCCGACCGCTGGTTTGTCAGTCTTGCCGTGGAGACACCCGAGGAGCCATGCCTGCCCCACGCTGAAAACCAAGGTGCGGTGGGTGTGGATCTCGGTGTCTCCGCACTGGCAACGCTCTCGACCGGGGACAGCCTTCCGGGACCCAAACCGCACAAGGCCGCGCTGAACCGTCTGCGCCGTTTGTCCCGGAGCCTGTCCCGGAAACAGAAAGGCTCCTCCAACCGCCGCAAGGCCCGGCAGAAGCTGGCCCGTCTTCACGCCCGGATCAGCAACATCCGCACCGATGCCCTGCACAAGCTCACCACAGCACTGGTCCGCAGATTTCACCTCATCGGCATCGAAGACCTGAATGTACGCGGCATGATGCGCAACCGGCATCTGGCCCGCGCCATTGCCGACATGAGCTTTCATGCTTTCAGGCGGCAACTGGAATACAAGATGGCACGGCGCGGGGGACGGGTTGTGGTTGCCGACAGGTGGTTTGCCAGCAGCAAGACCTGTTCGTGCTGTGGGCACAAACTCGAAAGCCTGCCTTTGGCAACACGGGCATGGGTGTGTCCCGTGTGCCGTACGCAGCATGATCGTGACGTGAATGCCGCGATCAACCTGAGACATCTGGCGGTGAGCTCCACCGTGTCAGCCTGTGGAGAGGAAAGCTCTGGCTTGGGTCGCAAGACCAAAGCGAAACTGGCCTCAGGGAAGCAGGAAGCAAGCAGCAGGTTTACTCATATATGA
- the aroA gene encoding 3-phosphoshikimate 1-carboxyvinyltransferase — protein sequence MSSAPARPVTLRSQAASPLSGTIRVPGDKSISHRALMLGAISVGETIIEGLLEGEDVLRTATAMQKLGATVRKESDGRWILSGRGVGGLAEPDDVLDMGNAGTGARLLMGLLSSHPFTAVLTGDASLRSRPMARVTNPLEKTGARFLSRTRGRLPVTITGTERPIPIDYTLPVASAQVKSAILLAGLNTPGQTRIVEPSPSRDHTERMLKAFGADIQVEENGAGRIITLTGHPELTGQTVRVPADPSSAAFPVAAALIVPGSHLTLSNVCINPSRIGLYKTLQEMGADIHFENVRDENGEPVADLVVRHSPLKGINVPAERAPSMIDEYPILSVIAAFASGETRMNGLGELRVKESDRLALMTDGLQSCGVNARTEGDDLIIQGTGKQPEGGEMIAVQLDHRIGMSFLVLGMATRTPVSVDDARAIDTSFPDFANLMNSLGARITLAPEE from the coding sequence ATGAGTTCGGCACCCGCGCGTCCTGTTACCCTACGGTCACAAGCAGCATCCCCCTTGTCCGGCACGATCAGGGTTCCCGGCGATAAATCCATATCGCACAGGGCACTGATGCTTGGCGCCATATCCGTTGGTGAAACCATTATTGAAGGACTCCTGGAGGGAGAGGACGTCTTGCGGACGGCCACAGCCATGCAAAAACTGGGGGCAACCGTCCGCAAGGAATCCGACGGACGGTGGATTCTCTCCGGACGGGGCGTTGGCGGACTGGCCGAGCCCGATGATGTTCTGGACATGGGCAACGCGGGAACAGGGGCGCGACTTCTGATGGGGCTTCTGTCCAGCCATCCCTTCACCGCAGTCCTGACCGGCGATGCATCTCTGCGCAGCCGTCCCATGGCGCGGGTTACAAATCCGCTGGAAAAAACAGGGGCCCGTTTTCTTAGCCGCACCCGTGGACGGCTTCCTGTTACCATAACCGGGACGGAACGCCCCATCCCCATTGACTACACACTGCCCGTTGCATCAGCACAGGTAAAGAGTGCCATCCTGCTTGCCGGACTCAATACACCCGGCCAGACCCGCATTGTGGAACCCTCACCCTCGCGGGATCACACTGAACGCATGTTGAAAGCCTTTGGCGCTGACATCCAGGTAGAGGAAAACGGCGCAGGGCGCATCATCACCCTGACCGGACACCCCGAACTGACAGGGCAGACTGTCCGCGTGCCGGCAGATCCTTCCTCTGCCGCATTCCCGGTCGCAGCAGCCTTGATCGTACCCGGCAGTCACCTGACCCTGAGCAATGTATGTATCAATCCCTCGCGAATCGGCCTTTACAAGACCCTGCAGGAGATGGGAGCTGACATACATTTTGAGAACGTACGCGATGAAAATGGGGAACCTGTTGCCGACCTAGTCGTCCGTCACAGTCCCTTGAAAGGCATCAATGTGCCGGCAGAACGGGCCCCCAGCATGATCGACGAATACCCGATCCTGTCGGTTATTGCGGCCTTTGCCAGCGGTGAAACACGTATGAACGGCCTTGGGGAGCTGCGAGTCAAGGAAAGTGACCGCTTGGCCTTGATGACAGACGGCCTGCAATCCTGTGGCGTGAATGCCCGTACAGAAGGCGATGATTTGATTATCCAGGGCACAGGAAAGCAACCAGAGGGTGGGGAGATGATTGCCGTACAGCTTGATCATCGCATAGGAATGAGCTTTCTGGTCCTCGGAATGGCCACAAGAACGCCGGTTTCTGTTGATGATGCCCGCGCCATTGATACCAGCTTCCCTGATTTTGCAAACCTTATGAACAGCCTGGGTGCCCGCATCACCCTGGCCCCAGAAGAGTAG
- the cmk gene encoding (d)CMP kinase: protein MTHPVVVTVDGPAAAGKGTLARRLASALGYAYLDTGILYRIVGMKVLRSGARTDDTKTACDAARSLTPAEISRLSGHSELRSEATGQAASQVAAIPDVRHALLDLQRTFATNPPENRSGAVLDGRDIGTVVCPDATVKLFITASVEERARRRLLELQSRGIEGIESEILADIRERDRRDTERSVAPLAQPADALVLDTTNMDAEAAFLAALDYVRQKGLVVDRHNAACG from the coding sequence ATGACACATCCCGTCGTTGTCACCGTTGACGGCCCGGCTGCCGCCGGAAAAGGAACCTTGGCCCGCCGCCTGGCTTCTGCCCTTGGCTATGCTTATCTGGATACCGGTATCCTGTACCGGATTGTCGGCATGAAAGTGCTGCGCAGTGGGGCTCGGACAGATGACACAAAGACAGCCTGCGACGCCGCACGGTCCCTAACACCAGCTGAAATCAGCCGCCTGTCCGGGCACAGCGAGCTGCGGAGTGAAGCAACAGGACAAGCCGCCAGCCAAGTTGCCGCCATCCCCGATGTACGCCATGCCCTGCTGGACCTGCAGCGTACATTTGCCACCAATCCACCGGAGAACCGATCCGGGGCTGTTCTGGATGGGCGCGATATCGGCACAGTTGTCTGCCCGGACGCTACGGTCAAACTGTTTATAACCGCAAGCGTAGAAGAACGTGCCCGTCGTCGGCTGCTGGAGTTGCAGAGCCGGGGAATAGAGGGTATAGAGTCCGAAATCCTTGCCGATATCAGGGAACGGGACCGGCGCGACACAGAACGCTCTGTTGCGCCTTTGGCCCAACCTGCGGATGCCTTGGTGCTTGATACCACCAACATGGACGCTGAGGCGGCCTTCTTGGCTGCCTTGGACTATGTCCGGCAAAAGGGTCTTGTTGTAGACAGGCACAACGCTGCCTGTGGGTAA
- a CDS encoding FYDLN acid domain-containing protein, with product MAKPEWGSKHTCTTCSARFYDMCKDPVVCPKCGAIHEKDAAPKIKRGGKGARGDAPRKVVAAVAAVGEDDLDEPLLDDEDDDALIEDASDLGEDDDDMAEVMDHLEAGDSDE from the coding sequence GTGGCCAAGCCGGAATGGGGCAGCAAGCATACCTGCACAACGTGCAGCGCCCGTTTTTATGATATGTGTAAAGATCCTGTCGTGTGTCCAAAGTGTGGAGCCATCCACGAAAAGGATGCCGCGCCTAAAATCAAGCGTGGTGGCAAGGGAGCCCGTGGGGATGCGCCTCGCAAGGTTGTTGCTGCCGTGGCTGCTGTGGGTGAAGACGACCTAGATGAGCCGCTGCTGGATGATGAGGATGACGATGCCCTGATTGAAGATGCTTCGGATCTGGGTGAAGACGACGATGATATGGCCGAGGTGATGGACCATCTGGAGGCTGGTGACAGCGACGAGTGA
- a CDS encoding nucleotide sugar dehydrogenase produces MTSIENAVVAVIGLGYVGLPLAVEFGKKYRTLGYDLSEAKVASYKKYCDPTGEVSAESLRASANLTVSTDPAVISEADIIVVAVPTPVDEAHMPDFSPLIASSATVGRYMKKGAIVVYESTVYPGATEEVCIPLLEQHSGMRWRQDFHVGYSPERVNPGDKERTITKIVKVVSGDDEATLRTVGDLYESVIMAGVHRASSIKVAEAAKVIENTQRDLNIALMNELAIIFDRLGIDTLEVLQAAGTKWNFLPFRPGLVGGHCIGVDPYYLTHKAEMIGYHPQVILAGRRINDGMANYVAQQTVKQMINAGSSIKGAKVIVLGLTFKENCPDLRNSKVADLVSELEDYGCDVVVHDPIAEPSEAAHEYGIKLASWDCLPQSDAIVAAVSHQEYLTMPPLELTRRLKVPGVFVDIKSAFDYKVLKSAGFNVWRL; encoded by the coding sequence ATGACAAGTATTGAGAATGCAGTCGTTGCAGTCATTGGTCTGGGTTATGTTGGATTGCCCCTTGCTGTTGAGTTTGGAAAAAAATATAGAACCTTGGGATACGACCTATCCGAAGCCAAAGTTGCCAGTTACAAGAAGTACTGTGATCCGACAGGCGAGGTGAGCGCCGAGAGCCTGCGTGCGTCAGCAAATCTTACCGTATCGACTGACCCTGCAGTGATTTCTGAGGCTGATATCATCGTCGTAGCGGTGCCTACCCCGGTGGATGAGGCGCATATGCCCGACTTTTCTCCCTTGATTGCGTCTTCCGCTACGGTTGGTCGGTACATGAAAAAGGGTGCAATCGTGGTATATGAATCCACGGTTTATCCGGGTGCTACCGAAGAGGTGTGCATTCCTTTGCTGGAGCAGCATTCAGGAATGAGGTGGAGGCAGGACTTCCACGTGGGTTATAGTCCGGAGCGGGTGAATCCTGGCGACAAAGAGAGAACCATAACCAAAATTGTGAAGGTCGTATCCGGCGATGATGAGGCTACTCTGAGAACAGTGGGAGACCTTTACGAGTCTGTTATTATGGCCGGTGTACATCGCGCCAGTTCTATAAAAGTAGCCGAAGCTGCCAAAGTTATTGAGAATACCCAGCGGGATCTCAATATTGCCTTGATGAACGAGCTGGCTATTATTTTTGATAGACTAGGCATCGACACCTTGGAAGTTTTGCAAGCGGCTGGGACCAAGTGGAACTTTTTGCCTTTCCGACCTGGATTGGTCGGTGGGCATTGTATCGGCGTTGACCCTTACTACCTTACGCATAAAGCTGAAATGATTGGTTACCATCCCCAGGTCATCCTTGCCGGTCGGCGTATTAATGACGGTATGGCGAACTATGTTGCGCAGCAGACGGTCAAGCAAATGATCAATGCGGGTAGCTCTATCAAGGGTGCAAAGGTTATCGTCCTTGGGCTTACCTTCAAAGAGAACTGCCCTGACCTAAGAAATTCCAAGGTAGCTGATCTGGTTTCCGAGCTTGAAGATTACGGCTGCGATGTGGTCGTTCATGACCCAATTGCTGAGCCATCCGAGGCAGCGCATGAATACGGTATTAAGCTAGCGTCGTGGGATTGCCTTCCCCAGTCAGATGCCATTGTAGCGGCAGTGTCGCACCAAGAGTATTTAACCATGCCGCCGCTCGAACTTACTCGGAGACTTAAGGTTCCTGGTGTATTTGTCGATATTAAATCTGCATTCGACTATAAAGTATTGAAATCTGCAGGCTTTAATGTTTGGCGGTTGTAA